The genomic window cagggacttgtttacatcagccgtctcctaagggagacagagagaaaagctcacacacagatttttgtatcttcagcagaaagcagcagctgagaactgggggaaggagactgaatagattattacaagtatggaaggaattgttagtctcaccatgggcagcaacatatcaaaagttatgtttgagtggaatacccctttaagcagggggCCTCCTCAAAAACATTGCCAGCAGAGGGCACTGGTAGGCCTGTGAATGCTGAAGTCCTTACCATGCCTGTACGGCCACTTCGGCCTGAACTCCATTCACTCTCTGTGGGGTCACTGAGTTCAGTTCTTGGAAATGTTTGGCAGCCTTATGGAGACTGACTAGGCCAAGAAGACGGGATTACAAGCTGGAATGGGAATCTCCCTTTTAAGCAAATTCATCTGAAttgtaaaattatttttattttttaatttcaacTTTCTGTTGTTTTAGCTTTGGAATACCTGTCACCCTCCCGAACTTGTTCGACCAACCTTGGAAAAGACGTTAAAAACGTTAGGCTTGGATTATGTGGACTTGTATATAGTGGAGCTGCCAATGGCCTTCAAGGTAAACGATAaactttattatcattattattgttaTGATTGGGAAATGATGAGTTTTCTCtctgtttttttcctttaaagggatattccaaccATAAGCAATTATGACCTATTCATATCTGATAATTGTTAGTCCTGTGACCTCTAAGAACTGTGCGGTATCTGCAGTATTATATAGTAGTATGCAGTAgtatctgcatagcggggtctacagccctgtactctgacccaggaagtctctctcaccttccaaatcataggagatccacttcaggctggggcttacatcaggggacaggactgtggaggaaatctctccatagctgtaacccctctcaccctggacagagagtgctgctatactgtgcccacatctgtcctgctcattccttcatgctccctgcaatctctgtcagcccttgtttcccatcttctccattccttctataatgtgccagcactcacactcagctatacacactgctgctataatgtgcctgcaatcacacttagctatacacactactgctataatgtgcctgcactcacactcagctacacacactgctgctataatgtgcctgcactcacactcagctatacacactgctgctataatgtgcctacactcacactcagctatacacactgctgctataatgtgcctgcactcacactcagctatacacactgctgctataatgtgcctgcattagaAAAGTTCCTTtcagtgtcctcctgcacagctctgtgattctcactttctgatttttTCAGGGTtaagcacttactatacattatacaccacatgatgcTTGCtgaactgtacagtaacttataatatcacatattctgctttttAAATGTTTGGGGTGGGggaccaattttctgcatttcaatgatttctgcaTGTTTGCATGTTTACTTGCATGTTAGCTTTACAATAAATTATACTTGGGAAAGCTGTCTGGGTCACCAGGCACTACGGGGGCGCTgcggctgcagcactagtgacacagacagcttgccCAAGTGTAATAATGTCTACCCTATGGCTAAAGTGTACTAGAATGGATATCAGGGAGGTTCAGTATCGCTTATGCAGTGCGGTGCTAGCGATATGTGACCGTGCCGCTGTTCCCTACACAGCCAGAGGTGGCAGGAAAGGGGTCAGTCTATAACTTAATGTCGCTCAGTCCTAGTGACGACTGTTTATCTCTTGCAGCCGGGAGATGCAATTTATCCAAGAGATGAAAATGGAAAATTTCTGTATCACAAGACAGATCTGTGCGCTACCTGGGAGGTAAGATACCATATACCGTGGTGTACTCCGGGACCGCTCATAGAGGGGGAACATTTCACCCCATTAGATAGATGCTCCCACTTGGTGGATCatttcccccccaccccatatTAAATGGATAAACCAGTAGGTAAATATTCTGCCCCCAGTGGGTAGAAGCCCCCTATAGGTAGGTAATCTCCACCAAATAAGTAGGCAGTAAAGTTCTGTGtcccttagggggcattcacatattCTGTGGACGGTCCGTAAATATAGATCACGTGCTACGGAGCGGACTCCTGAGTTCCGGCTGCTCTGGATTTAAAGGGACAATTGGTTATGCACCCAAACACCACCTCCTGTAAATATGAGCACCTGTCCTGCCcttccttgttggagcctctgcacgcttcccataagtgtgtggtcccagctctcccatgATTCCTGACGTTCCTGGTTACAGCTATCTGTGGTTCCTCCCTGTGACTGCCATCCCGGttcctgtctccagctgcacctcgccaccgccactagcaagccaagccaggggtagtgacctaggGGGTCATCTGCCACAGTAAGTTCATCCCGCCTTGCAGTGGGCAtcggtgaagaccagcggccccttagactctgctccctggttcggcttacgccatcgctagcagCGGTAcacggatccacaactccagtcgttacatATACTTTACATTACTTATACTTTGCCGTTGCGAAAGCCTTGGCTGTATTGGACCCCGTGATGAGGAGGCGCTATTTTCTTGCTGGTTGTATCTGGAATGTAACCGCACGTTATTATAACGAGACTTTCTCTATTCTCGGCCCAGGCTTTAGAAGAGTGTAAAGATGCCGGACTCGTAAAATCCTTGGGGGTCTCCAATTTTAACCGCAGACAGCTAGAGCTGATTCTCAATAAGCCGGGACTAAAACACAAGCCCACCACCAACCAGGTGAGACTGGGAGGGGACAATTACAGGGgatgactttgggggggggggggggggtacatgttGTACTCATCCTGTCTGTGTTGGTGCAGGTTGAATGTCATCCATACTTCACCCAGCCAAAGTTAATGGAGTTCTGCCAACAACATGGAATTGTCATCGTGGGCTACAGTCCGATTGGGACATGTCGTGACGCATCATGGTAGGTGGAGTAAACCATTATATggtaatatacacacagtcaCATTACACCCCCGTGTGACCCCGACCGTGCCCATAAGCATGACCattgctccatccattctctatggcaACTGCAAGAGAAAGGCAAGCTCTGTACTCCACCAACTCCAGCTTCTTGGAGAATGAAGAGAGCGACGTTCCTGTGTGCGCATCACTGCTTCATCTGATTGAAGACTGGGGTCCCCTTTCTCTTAATCCCTGAGATTGGACCCCCCATGATCAGGCTACCATTTTCCCCTATCCACCTTTTAATGGTGCCATAACTCCTTTGATaagtcaaaaggttttttttacagTCAAAATTTACTggcctaaaaacaaaaaaatcagctTGCTCGGTGCACTCGAAGCTCTCCAAGTGCCCCAAGTGTACCAATTTCCCACCCAGTGATAACGTTGCTTCATCAGTATTCAGTATTATTCACAGCTTAATCATCATGAATATCGGTGAAGCAATGTCATCAGCCATCAGGGAAGGCGGGTGCACTGGGGGCTGTTGGACAGCTTCTGGTGCACcaagctaatttgcataaaacatttATCTCCCATATCTCTGGAACTATGCATCCAATTTGAAAGCCGAGGACGTTGTTGGGCTCATCATCTCCATGCTGATCTGCCCTGAAGAACCCACAGGGGTTTATTACCCCTTCCACCCCCTCATTTTAACTTTTTCTGCCGACTTGATTCAGGTTTGTTTTTGGATAAGATGTTAGCTTTTCCATTCATGACTGTAAGAAAGCTGAAATCAGTGGAAGCTCAGTCGGAAACCATATTGTTTTTTCCGAAAATggatattacacagaatgacggaataaaatatagaaaaactTGACTGCAGAGAAtgactcaaattttttttttttatatctttatttgtATGCTTAAAATTTacaaggggggaaataaccctttGGTAAAGTTATCGTTGTGATGGGAATCTGTTGATcccttcacacacactttttcagCCGTAAGAGGATTTCAGTCGAGCCGAGTCTTGACCTACCGCTTCTCTTCTATAGAAAGTGAAGTTGTAAATAAGTAACAAGGCGGTCGAGTTCAGTGTCGTAACTCCATGCACACAAGAAACGTTGAGGCtcggttaaccccccccccccccccccccagtcagtaaaagTAGAAGCAGCAAATCCTCCTAGAAACCATGAATGGTGGCCACATAAGGGTCTGTTCTGGACTGGAGGGTCCAGAAAAGTTTCCGTGATGACTCGTGATTACATGACATGATTACATGATAAATCACTGATGATCACTCGAACAATCATAATGGAAGAAAGTTAGTGTTGAGCTGACTTGCCGAATTGTTCAGGTTcatgcaacgttctccaaacacgatgcttggcatttgactccagcAGCTTCAAACGTTGAATGCCGCTAttaggctgccaggaaaacatggatacagcctattgcctgtctttgtccatgtttttcaggacatccttgggtgacatccaacttctccagctgccgggagtcatttgggttcagagagcattgccgaacccaaacaattTGGCAAGTCTGCCCAGTGACCACATCTCCCATTATGAGGGATCAGTGGTAATTTGTCCATACAACATTACACCTCTCTAGAGTGATTGGTCACTATGATCCCAATGTCATGAACTGGATGTCATCATGTGACCCTCACAAGAGGCAGGACATATATCAAGAATAAAGGCTTCAACTTTACGTATGTTAtaaaatttttgtttttacttttaagGTAAGACCactttaaaggtgttttccatctgcaaaacatggtgtaaactggtCTCTCTCAACATGGACTTGCGACCACTGCAGTCAAACACTGACCACATTAGTGACCCACTATCTACATCTAGAGGGACCAGGAAATGTACCGACTGGTGGGACaggtctacaaaaaaaaaaaaaaaaagtaaaaaatgatgCCCCCATAAATGAGACTGTACCATGTTTATGATTGTAGGGTAAACGTGTCCTCCCCGCCTCTCCTGGAGGATCCCACCTTAATCCGTATCGGCAAAAAGTATGACAAGACCGCTGCTCAAGTTGCATTACGATTCAACGTCCAGAGAGGGGTTGTGGTCATCCCGAAAAGCTTTAACCCAGAGAGGATCAGAGAGAACTTCCAGGTAGGTAGGAATAGCTGAGCACAgttgcagtgagctccccctagaggtggcTGCAGGCGGACAGAATTTTACTATTCACcttccccaccccccccccataagataTTATTGgtaaactttttaaaatttttccttTAAATGCACAGATATTTGACTTCTCGCTGACCGACCAGGAAATGAAGGACGTCGAAGCGCTGAACAAAAACATTCGCTATGTGGAGCTGTTAATGTGAGTGGATAATAATTCATTCAGATTTTTGAAACAACTTACACAATTTTAGTTTGTCTTTAaatttactaatatagtgttatgacTAATAGTACTGACTAAATGTGATTTATACTTGACAGGAAGTtatgtagttcttctatttttagTGTGGTGTTGTCTCCAACTCCCCAGCTCCGCTCTCTTTCCTAAAACAACATGTTATCCTCTGCTAGCTCAGTAGGTGTGGCTGGATCTTATCGCTAAGCTCTAACCCCACCCCCTTGTGTGATGTCATCaaatttaaagggcaactatcagaaggttagacaaatctgacctgctgatatgtccctattgcgcacggggcgctgaggaggacggtatgtcttttaccttcctcctctgcactgttcctgtgctgttagtagttGAATCTTCGGCCTGGAGCATTGTTAAGATCACTGCCCCGCCTACATCACGCTCAGCGCTTTGGGGGCAGAGCATTGCTGAAAGCCGAGGAATCAACTACTAACAGCACGGGagcggcaccgaggaggaaggtaggagacatatcTTTCTCCTCTGCACCTCATGGGCAatggggggctatcagcaggttagatgtgtataacctgctgatagttcccctttaaatgacccCGGAGgccatacagtacatagtgtaaAGTATCTCTGGTCTGATTGAGGAATTAACATATGGTAACCAATACTAGGTCCTGTCACCCACGATCCACCAATTCAGTTAAGCCCACCCTCTTAGAGTATGATGGGAGGATGATGGTTCCCTAATTAAAAGTGATTGACAGGAGGAGCTGAGCCACAAGAGGCCACTTTTTGTCCCAGCTCGCCGATGCATTAGTGATGTCACTCTTGCGCTTCAAAGCTGGGAGAAAGAAGGGACTTCTGGGGCACTGcaccgggccaggtgagtatgtttttttttgttactatgGGGATTCTACAGTAGGATCACTACattactacctacaggggggcttactatggggaagggggtggggatcTACAGTAGGATCACTACATTATtacctacgggggggggggggggggttactatggggAAGAGGGTGGGGTTCTACAGTAGGATCACTACattactacctacaggggggttactatggggaagggggggggggttctacatTAGGATCACTGAATTACTACCTACATGGAGttactatgggggaagggggtggggtttTACAGTAGGATCACTACATTACTACCTACAGTGTGGGGTGAGGTTTTACAGTAGGATCACTACATTACTACCTACAGGGTGGGGTGGGCTTTTACAGTAGGATTACTACATTACCACCTACGGGGAGGTtactatggggaagggggtggggtttCTGCAGTAGGATCACTACATTACTACCTACAGTGTGGGGTGAGGTTTTACAGTAGGATCACTACATTACTACCTACAGGGTGGGGTGGGCTTTTACAGTAGGATCACTACATTACTACCTACGGGGAGGTTACTATGGGGAAGAAGGTGGGGTTTCTGCAGTAGGATCACTACATTACTACCTACGGGGAGGTtactatggggaagggggtggggtttCTGCAGTAGGATCACTACATTACTACCTACGGGGAGGTTACTATGGGGAAGAGGGTGGGGTTTCTGCAGTAGGATCACTACATTACTACCTACGGGGAGGTTACTATGGGGAAGAGGGTGGGGTTTCTGCAGTAGGATCACTACATTACTACCTACGGGGAGGTtactatggggaagggggtggggtttCTGCAGTAGGATCACTACATTACTACCTACAGAGGGGATGTTACATACTGGGCAGGTTAACAACCAAGGTGGGGCGTTCCATCttttgttatggggccccatgaatcctagctacgcccctgatggcTGGATGATAAAAAAAAGCATCTCCTTAAGAGCCAATATGGCTGATGGCGTTAACCATGAGACAAGTATTGACAGAATTATCCAGTTTATTGCGTTGTGTGTATTATAAAGCCATAGACAATACTGTAGCAGACAAGCAGACTTGTAGACGTGTCACCATGTTGTGTCTCTTTAGGTGGAGCGACCAtccggaatatccctttaaggatgagTATTGATGGGGAAGGATTCATCTTCGTCTAATCCACATTGTAAAAATGATGATTCGGATGACCCTCCCACCTACGTCAGATAAAGAGAATCAATGCAGTAAGACGTCCATCCAGCCCGTACCAAGAGGAAGGCTACAGTCCCTGTTGCTCCTGGCTCACTCCCCCCTCTAATCCAAAATGGTATTATCCAGCCCAATTGTAATAAACCTGTTTTTATAGAAGTTTTCGTGTcgctatatatgttttattggtgCTTAAAAGGGCTTTAAAAAAACACTAGCTGCTCTTTTCTACAAATAGCGCCACCCTTGTGCTCAGGTTGTATggagtattacaactcagctccattcatttcaatgtatCTGAGCTGCGATACCACCCCCTAACTGTggacaagagaggtgctatttctggaagaaagcatccatgtttttctaatctgggataatccctttaattatatGCCGCCATTAATTTGTCACCAGTAGAGTATGGTCCCAACATTCCCAAAGTCATTCCCATAGCCATTGATAACCATTGCTGAGAATCACACCACTTACAGGGGGTTTTACCTCTGCCAATCCTCTTACTGCTTGCTCtggggttaccatggcagcaTCATTCTTTAGAGTGGAGATTACAGGACAGGAAGTCCATGTATGGCAGTTTGGTGGTGCTACCATGACAACCCCAGAGCAAACGCAATATTTAGGCAGTAGTTACCAGATCAAAGGTAAAATCTAgtaagtttttattattattattattattattattattattattattattattattattattattattttaaatgaaGCTTTGTCACAATTTGTCAATATGGAGAagcacagccttttttttttgcaatgcaaTATTTTTCTTGAAGGTTCTGCTGCCTCCTAGTGGTCACTAgtagcaaatgtttttttttttttccaaatctggcgtaatttttttttaccatggagCCTTCCGTAAATACCTCCATAACGGCGGGCCAGTGCTtggaatagactggtgccatgtgcaggaactgggctgtggttaaaaaaaaaggaccagcaccagcatccccgcgctgatctgttaatgtaaaaaatctGAAAAGGAGACAAAGGAGACAAACTGCTTCCAGAACCGTTCACTGTATAGTGGGgggtgctgaacagctgatcggaTACTGATCAGGGATCGATGACCTATGCGCCACACTACTGTCATCTACCTCCTGTTCATAAAAGCTGAGACAGGCAGAAACCTATCacaaggagacaggctgaagctgcatctcatatgaATACACAGAGACTCTATAGTGTGAGTTGAAACTGTGTTCTGTATGGTTTTTGCATCGATTTTCCATATATTTTGCAAAGAATTACAGTGAAATGACAAAATTGCAGCATAAACCATTCATATAACACCATGTGTGAATACACAACCAAACTAGTTCTATAGAATCTCaggctgaagctgcatctcatatgaATACACGGAGACTTTATAGTGTGagttaggttgtgt from Dendropsophus ebraccatus isolate aDenEbr1 chromosome 1, aDenEbr1.pat, whole genome shotgun sequence includes these protein-coding regions:
- the LOC138788401 gene encoding aldo-keto reductase family 1 member D1-like, with translation MELSAEQHRIPLSDGNSIPVLGLGTYSSPATTPKGTCLESVKLAIDIGYRHIDGAFVYYNEHEVGEAIREKINQGKVKREDIFYCGKLWNTCHPPELVRPTLEKTLKTLGLDYVDLYIVELPMAFKPGDAIYPRDENGKFLYHKTDLCATWEALEECKDAGLVKSLGVSNFNRRQLELILNKPGLKHKPTTNQVECHPYFTQPKLMEFCQQHGIVIVGYSPIGTCRDASWVNVSSPPLLEDPTLIRIGKKYDKTAAQVALRFNVQRGVVVIPKSFNPERIRENFQIFDFSLTDQEMKDVEALNKNIRYVELLMWSDHPEYPFKDEY